A genomic region of Tsukamurella pulmonis contains the following coding sequences:
- a CDS encoding TIGR02569 family protein yields the protein MSPVEPPAHVLSTFGLDETEPIALGAEWDGGWRCGEVVLSLIADHARAAWSANVREDLYVEGMRLARPFRATDGRYVVSGWRADTFIAGSAEPRFDEIISMANRLHEVTAKLERPRFLASPVVAPFTDVDYFGFADRAAWEDKPLAMARKLGALDETEPHRQRAVELVNELAALRTPVEAAPQLVHGDLASSVLFAGAAAPGITDFTPYWRPPAWAAAVVAVDGLSWGGADDGLLMRWNDLPEWPQMVLRALIFRLAVHAVHPRSEAEALPGLEHIVEIGRWLL from the coding sequence GTGAGCCCTGTCGAACCTCCCGCGCACGTCCTGTCCACCTTCGGCTTGGACGAGACCGAGCCGATCGCCCTCGGTGCCGAATGGGACGGCGGCTGGCGGTGCGGCGAGGTCGTGCTCTCGCTCATCGCCGATCACGCGCGCGCGGCGTGGTCGGCGAACGTGCGGGAGGACCTGTACGTCGAGGGGATGCGGCTGGCCCGCCCGTTCCGCGCCACCGACGGCCGCTACGTCGTCTCTGGCTGGCGGGCGGACACCTTCATCGCGGGCTCGGCCGAGCCGCGCTTCGACGAGATCATCTCGATGGCCAACCGCCTGCACGAGGTGACCGCCAAGCTGGAGCGCCCGCGGTTCTTGGCCTCGCCGGTGGTCGCGCCGTTCACCGACGTCGACTACTTCGGCTTCGCCGACCGCGCCGCCTGGGAGGACAAGCCGCTGGCGATGGCGCGCAAGCTCGGCGCCCTCGACGAGACGGAGCCGCACCGGCAGCGCGCCGTCGAGCTGGTCAACGAGCTCGCCGCGCTGCGCACCCCCGTCGAGGCGGCGCCGCAGCTGGTGCACGGCGATCTCGCCAGCTCCGTGCTGTTCGCGGGCGCCGCCGCGCCGGGTATCACCGACTTCACCCCGTACTGGCGTCCGCCCGCCTGGGCGGCCGCGGTGGTCGCGGTCGACGGGCTCTCCTGGGGCGGCGCCGACGACGGCCTGCTCATGCGCTGGAACGACCTGCCCGAATGGCCGCAGATGGTGCTGCGCGCCCTCATCTTCCGGCTCGCCGTGCACGCGGTGCACCCGCGCTCCGAGGCCGAGGCGCTGCCCGGCCTCGAGCACATCGTCGAGATCGGCCGGTGGCTGCTCTGA
- a CDS encoding MGMT family protein: protein MARVTEEQVEAVRALIAAIPPGRVRTYGDIADEVGLSSPRIVGWVMRTDASDLPWYRVVPATGRPAAHIAREQLEHLRAEGVLADGDRIPLRDYRL, encoded by the coding sequence ATGGCGAGGGTCACCGAGGAGCAGGTCGAGGCCGTCCGGGCACTGATCGCGGCGATCCCGCCGGGCCGGGTGCGGACGTACGGCGACATCGCGGACGAGGTGGGGCTGAGCTCGCCGCGCATCGTCGGCTGGGTGATGCGCACCGACGCCTCGGATCTGCCCTGGTACCGGGTCGTTCCCGCCACCGGGCGTCCTGCGGCGCACATCGCGCGCGAACAGCTCGAACACCTGCGCGCCGAGGGCGTGCTCGCCGACGGCGACCGCATCCCGCTGCGCGACTACCGGCTCTGA
- a CDS encoding alpha/beta hydrolase, whose product MLNTHVYGPTTPGTPTVLAIHGVTGHGARWRRFADDELAGVRVLAPDLRGHARSTWAPPWHLEQHVADLVSVVERHGGGPVTVIGHSLGGALACRLAAARPDLVRALLLLDPAQELAPELCGTIAAQTIEFFDFTSPEEAKSDKRSGAWAQVPEPVIDDEIAEHLVRRDSGRWEWDISCAAVAALWGELARPAVGAPSSIPTVLLRAERAHFVTEAQLAAMPDGVEVIAVPSDHMVAQEIPETVGTHARRLIG is encoded by the coding sequence ATGCTCAACACCCACGTCTACGGGCCGACGACACCCGGCACCCCCACCGTGCTCGCGATCCACGGCGTGACCGGCCACGGCGCCCGCTGGCGGCGCTTCGCCGACGACGAGCTCGCGGGCGTGCGCGTGCTGGCGCCGGACCTGCGCGGCCACGCGCGGTCCACGTGGGCGCCGCCGTGGCACCTGGAGCAGCACGTCGCCGATCTGGTGAGCGTCGTCGAGCGGCACGGCGGCGGCCCCGTCACGGTGATCGGGCACTCGCTCGGCGGCGCGCTGGCCTGCCGGCTGGCGGCGGCCCGGCCGGATCTCGTGCGGGCACTGCTGCTGCTCGATCCTGCGCAGGAGCTGGCCCCCGAGCTGTGCGGCACGATCGCCGCACAGACCATCGAGTTCTTCGACTTCACCTCCCCCGAGGAGGCGAAGTCAGACAAGCGCTCCGGGGCCTGGGCGCAGGTCCCCGAGCCCGTCATCGACGACGAGATCGCCGAGCACCTGGTGCGCCGGGACTCCGGCCGCTGGGAGTGGGACATCAGTTGCGCCGCCGTCGCGGCGCTCTGGGGCGAGTTGGCGCGCCCGGCGGTCGGCGCACCGTCGTCCATCCCGACGGTGCTGCTGCGCGCCGAGCGCGCCCACTTCGTCACCGAGGCACAGCTCGCGGCGATGCCGGACGGCGTCGAGGTGATCGCGGTGCCGTCGGACCACATGGTGGCGCAGGAGATTCCGGAGACGGTCGGCACGCACGCGCGCCGCCTGATCGGATAG
- a CDS encoding sirohydrochlorin chelatase: MAALSGAPAPRRILVAHGTRSAPGIATVRAITGAVARRTGPVEVAFVDVRGPSPSQLLREDGRPTVLVPAFLAAGYHVRTDVPRHIAESGHPAVTVAASLGPDRALVGALLRRLDEAGRRPGDAIVLGATGSSDPDARADVRTMAAYLAEAVGGPVPVGFLAAGAPTVSEAVAAARAPGTRVFVAAYQLAEGLFHTRLAEAGADAVAAPLGTAPEVIDLLVARFAQSR; the protein is encoded by the coding sequence GTGGCTGCTCTGAGCGGTGCTCCGGCGCCGCGGCGGATCCTCGTCGCGCACGGCACCCGCTCGGCCCCCGGCATCGCGACGGTCCGCGCGATCACCGGCGCCGTCGCCCGGCGCACCGGCCCCGTCGAGGTGGCCTTCGTCGACGTGCGCGGGCCGTCACCGTCGCAGCTGCTGCGCGAGGACGGCCGCCCGACGGTGCTCGTGCCGGCCTTCCTCGCCGCCGGTTACCACGTGCGCACCGACGTGCCCCGGCACATCGCGGAGAGCGGGCACCCGGCGGTCACGGTCGCCGCGTCGCTCGGGCCGGACCGAGCGCTGGTCGGCGCACTGCTGCGGCGGCTCGACGAGGCGGGCCGGCGGCCCGGCGACGCGATCGTGCTGGGCGCGACCGGATCGTCCGACCCGGACGCCCGGGCCGACGTGCGAACGATGGCGGCGTATCTCGCGGAGGCCGTGGGCGGGCCGGTCCCGGTGGGCTTCCTCGCCGCCGGAGCCCCGACGGTGAGCGAGGCCGTCGCGGCCGCGCGCGCCCCCGGCACACGGGTGTTCGTCGCCGCGTACCAGCTGGCGGAGGGCCTGTTCCACACCCGGCTCGCCGAGGCGGGCGCCGACGCGGTGGCGGCCCCGCTCGGGACCGCGCCCGAGGTGATCGACCTCCTCGTCGCCCGCTTCGCTCAGAGCCGGTAG
- a CDS encoding ATP-dependent helicase — protein MNAGTGARGSDGAGRHRRPRLRLQYTPPEPPPVREWVGPIAALAAPATGELPLDVGGWAPYRIRGGPGTGKTSALVDIAVAKLTDPFVEPESVLILTGNKRAAAALRRELSARVLAGREGVHASGEPLVRTVHSLAFAVLRLQAASTGSPPPRLITGSEQDAVVRELLRGNLEDGGAHWPERLRPALVTHGFAGALRDLFAQAAQRGAGPDEIEELARRYNRGQWLAAADALREYQETTLLRGSVGLAGPQAVAPAVDAAELIDAAVTALASDDALLAQQRERIRFLLVDDAQNLDPLASALIRLLGTGTELTVIAGDPDQAVNSFRGASTRFLQNLDVTPERDVLLERSFRFGEEVAGAVNRISARLPHRFGAVAPERPRPGSAAVRLFSTPAKEADAIAAMLRREHVLGGVPWEEMAVVVRSVSASIAPLRRALAYAGVPVTVPADDVPLARQRAVHALLLVLRTAVAPDGLDPAEAVTLLSGPVGGGDPLTLRRVRRAVRRADPAEERGSAEILTAVLTGAAEFAPYKAVLTELEAEPVERVLAAVGAARAAAEHGTVEEVLWAAWAATGLAARWGALALRGGTLGEQADRDLDAVMGLFDSAADFTDALPTASVGAFVEYLEQLQIPRSDRARGRSGQATVAGVTLLSAHSTVGREWEVVAVAGVQEGRWPNLRRRGGLLGTDELVDALDGMDPSVLPTVSRSLPLLAEERRLVLVACSRARRTLLISAVDTADGDGDLVPSRFLQGIAPSGDEDPETYTPAVESAPSASLDLRTLVAVLRTAVCDPARDPEDRAHAARQLARLAADRVPGAHPDSWYGMAGASTDDPLWTPEDGPVALSPSNVESLSACALRWMLERFGGSDGDSAKQATGNLVHTLVQAVAGRIPKDEVTRSLEKVWDRVDLEADWFAQRELARTEEMLESFRAWLAGSRGELTEAGVEIAVDAVIPGDPTAGGDDPDVRIRGRIDRLERDPLGRAVVVDVKTGRTLPTQAEGQAQAQLRTYQVALAHGGIDGVTETPGGGKLVYVAKAHNKTGATVREQDALSPADVDEWLGVVREAARRTRGPEFTATLNASCQYCAVASCCPVVDKGRAVTDD, from the coding sequence GTGAACGCGGGAACGGGCGCTCGGGGATCGGACGGTGCGGGGCGGCACCGTCGTCCGCGGCTGCGCCTGCAGTACACACCGCCGGAGCCCCCGCCGGTGCGCGAGTGGGTCGGCCCCATCGCGGCGCTCGCGGCCCCCGCCACGGGCGAGCTGCCGCTGGACGTGGGCGGCTGGGCACCGTACCGCATCCGCGGCGGTCCCGGCACCGGCAAGACCTCGGCGCTGGTCGACATCGCCGTGGCGAAGCTGACGGACCCGTTCGTCGAGCCCGAGTCCGTGCTGATCCTCACCGGCAACAAGCGTGCGGCGGCCGCGCTGCGGCGCGAGCTCTCCGCCCGGGTGCTCGCCGGCCGCGAGGGCGTGCACGCCTCGGGGGAGCCGCTGGTGCGCACCGTGCACTCGCTGGCGTTCGCCGTGCTGCGGCTGCAGGCCGCGAGCACCGGCAGCCCGCCGCCGCGCCTGATCACGGGCTCCGAGCAGGACGCGGTGGTCCGGGAGCTGCTGCGCGGCAACCTCGAGGACGGCGGTGCGCACTGGCCGGAGCGGTTGCGGCCGGCCCTGGTGACCCACGGCTTCGCGGGCGCCCTGCGCGATCTGTTCGCGCAGGCGGCGCAGCGCGGTGCCGGGCCGGACGAGATCGAGGAACTGGCCCGGCGGTACAACCGCGGTCAGTGGCTCGCGGCGGCCGATGCGCTGCGCGAGTACCAGGAGACCACCCTGCTGCGCGGCTCCGTCGGCCTGGCCGGGCCGCAGGCGGTGGCACCCGCGGTGGACGCGGCGGAGCTGATCGACGCCGCCGTCACCGCCCTGGCCTCGGACGATGCCCTGCTCGCGCAGCAGCGCGAGCGCATCCGCTTCCTCCTGGTCGACGACGCGCAGAATCTCGATCCGTTGGCCTCGGCGCTCATCCGGCTGCTCGGCACGGGCACCGAGCTCACGGTGATCGCGGGGGATCCGGATCAGGCGGTCAACTCCTTCCGCGGTGCCAGCACCCGCTTCCTGCAGAACCTCGATGTGACGCCGGAGCGGGACGTCCTGCTCGAGCGCAGCTTCCGGTTCGGCGAGGAGGTGGCGGGCGCCGTGAACCGCATCTCCGCGCGGCTGCCGCACCGGTTCGGGGCGGTCGCCCCGGAGCGACCCCGGCCCGGTTCCGCTGCGGTCCGGCTCTTCTCCACCCCGGCCAAGGAGGCCGATGCGATCGCGGCGATGCTGCGGCGCGAGCACGTCCTGGGCGGCGTGCCCTGGGAGGAGATGGCCGTCGTCGTGCGGTCTGTCTCCGCGTCGATCGCGCCACTGCGGCGCGCGCTGGCGTACGCGGGCGTGCCGGTCACCGTCCCCGCGGACGACGTGCCGCTCGCCCGGCAGCGCGCCGTGCACGCGCTGCTGCTCGTGCTGCGCACCGCCGTCGCACCGGACGGGCTCGATCCGGCGGAGGCGGTCACCCTGCTCTCGGGCCCCGTCGGCGGCGGAGATCCGCTCACCCTGCGGCGGGTGCGGCGCGCGGTGCGTCGCGCCGATCCGGCGGAGGAGCGCGGTTCCGCGGAGATCCTCACCGCGGTACTCACCGGCGCGGCCGAATTCGCGCCCTACAAGGCGGTGCTCACCGAACTCGAGGCCGAGCCGGTGGAGCGGGTGCTCGCCGCCGTCGGGGCGGCTCGCGCCGCGGCGGAGCACGGCACGGTGGAGGAGGTCCTGTGGGCGGCCTGGGCGGCCACGGGCCTCGCCGCCCGCTGGGGCGCCCTCGCGCTGCGCGGCGGAACGCTGGGGGAGCAGGCCGACCGCGATCTCGACGCGGTGATGGGACTGTTCGACTCGGCCGCCGACTTCACCGACGCGCTGCCCACGGCCTCCGTCGGCGCCTTCGTCGAGTACCTCGAACAGCTGCAGATCCCGCGCTCGGACCGGGCGCGGGGCCGCAGCGGGCAGGCCACCGTCGCCGGTGTCACGCTGCTCTCGGCGCACAGCACCGTCGGTCGCGAGTGGGAGGTGGTCGCCGTCGCCGGCGTGCAGGAGGGGCGCTGGCCGAACCTGCGACGCCGCGGCGGCCTGCTCGGCACGGACGAATTGGTGGACGCCCTCGACGGGATGGATCCGTCGGTGCTGCCCACGGTCTCGCGGTCGCTGCCGCTGCTCGCGGAGGAGCGCCGGCTAGTGCTGGTCGCCTGCTCGCGGGCGCGCCGCACGCTGCTGATCTCGGCGGTGGACACCGCCGACGGCGACGGAGATCTGGTGCCGTCCCGGTTCCTGCAGGGGATCGCACCGTCGGGGGACGAGGACCCGGAGACCTACACACCGGCGGTGGAGAGCGCACCGTCGGCCTCGCTGGACCTGCGCACTCTGGTGGCCGTGCTGCGCACGGCCGTGTGCGATCCCGCACGCGATCCCGAGGACCGTGCCCACGCCGCACGGCAGCTGGCGCGCCTCGCCGCCGATCGGGTGCCCGGCGCCCACCCGGACAGCTGGTACGGCATGGCCGGCGCGAGTACCGACGATCCGCTCTGGACCCCCGAGGACGGTCCCGTGGCGCTCTCGCCGTCGAACGTGGAGTCGCTCTCGGCGTGCGCGCTGCGCTGGATGCTCGAGCGGTTCGGCGGCAGCGACGGCGATTCCGCCAAGCAGGCCACCGGCAACCTGGTGCACACCCTCGTGCAGGCGGTCGCGGGCCGCATCCCGAAGGACGAGGTGACCCGTTCGCTGGAGAAGGTCTGGGACCGCGTGGATCTCGAGGCCGACTGGTTCGCCCAACGGGAGCTGGCGCGCACCGAGGAGATGCTCGAATCCTTCCGCGCCTGGCTCGCCGGCAGCCGCGGCGAGCTCACCGAGGCGGGTGTCGAGATCGCCGTCGACGCGGTGATCCCAGGAGATCCCACGGCCGGTGGCGACGATCCCGATGTGCGGATCCGCGGACGGATCGACCGGCTCGAGCGGGATCCGCTGGGCCGGGCCGTCGTGGTGGACGTGAAGACGGGCCGCACCCTGCCCACCCAGGCGGAGGGGCAGGCCCAGGCGCAGCTGCGCACCTACCAGGTGGCGCTGGCGCACGGCGGGATCGACGGTGTCACCGAGACCCCGGGCGGCGGCAAGCTGGTGTACGTCGCCAAGGCGCACAACAAGACCGGTGCCACGGTGCGCGAGCAGGACGCGCTCAGCCCCGCCGACGTGGACGAATGGCTCGGCGTGGTGCGCGAGGCCGCGCGCCGCACCCGGGGGCCGGAGTTCACCGCCACGCTCAACGCCTCGTGCCAGTACTGCGCTGTGGCGTCCTGCTGCCCGGTCGTCGACAAGGGGAGGGCCGTGACCGATGACTGA